In the Nitrosopumilus cobalaminigenes genome, GACTAGTCTTGAAAAAATAGCAAGAAAACCTGTATTTGCATCGCAGGAAAAAATGGTCAGTGCATTGTTGAAAGAAATGAAGGGAAGAAAAACACACATGGCCATTGTAGTTGATGAACATGGTGGCGTAGAAGGTCTTGTAACTTTAGAGGATCTGCTTGAAGAAATTGTAGGTGAAATTGAAGATGAAACTGATTTAACTAGACAGGCAGGATATGAAAAAATTGATCAAGACACTATTGTAACAAATGGAGATATTGACATTGACACAATAAACGAAATTTTCAAAACAAGAGTTCCTGAGGGGGATGACTATGCATCACTAAATGGATTGTTACATGAAAGATTGCAAGATATACCACAAGAAGGAGATAAGGTAGAGGTAGATGAATTGCGAATCATTGTTGAAAAAGTTTCAAAAAATATTCCTAAAAAAATTAGAATTGAAAAAATTAGAACCTAGTTATTTTTAGCAAAATGTTCTTGTAACTTTTTTTTCTTTTCTTTCATATGAAATATTGATTCAGTATGTGCAAATGCATCTTGATATGATTTATCAAATAACATTGCCTGCATTAACATGTGATTTTCAGGAATTACAATCCCAGTTTGATCATCCGAATACATCATTTGAACCGTATCACCTATGGAAGTAGTCATGTTTGCATGAATGTGAATCATGTTTGTATCTATAAAGTTAAATCCCATATTTTGCGCATAATCTCTTACATCTTTGGTACCTTTTGCAGTCCATAATGTAGCCACACCAAACTCATTAGTAAATACATCATGGATTTCTGAAGGTTTAGGTGCATTATTTTTGAATCTAATATCCATTATGTGTAAGTGCATTTGTCTTGTTGGGACTTTGATTGCACGAACATATAGAGGGGCATCTTTTCCAAAGTATAGTTTAACATCATCCCCGTGATGAGGTTTTTCAGTCATCTCAATTGTGTCAGATAGTTTTTTTTCAGTTTGTTCAATATCTGCCCATCTTCTTACAAGAGTCACATCAAATCTAACTAATTGATCCCCAAATTTATCACGTAATGGTTCTAAAATTCTTCCCATACCAGTAACATTGCAACTGCCTTGCATTACATGGTATTTTCCAAGTGCTTGATCATAATTTGCTCGAGAATTAAATAATAAATCAGAAACTGCTTCAGAGCCAATTGTAGATTCACCACCCTGATAAATGGCAGGAATATTTTTTGGTTCGTAAAGATTTTTTTTATTTTTGTAACCATGTCCGCCAGGAGCTGCATCAATAACTAAATCTGATTTATCTAATGCAGATTCTATAGAACCTGAAATCTTATAATTTGAAAAGGATTCCATTTTTGATTCTGGAACATAAACATCTAATCCTTTAGAAATCGCCTCTTGAACTTTTTCATCAGGAGAATATTTCCCAATTCCAACTACTGAAATTTCTGGATCATCTTTAAGAAATGAAACTATTCTACTTCCAATAGAGCCATACCCATTAACGAAAATGTTCTTCATAAACAAGATTTGTTTAGCCCATTTATTTAGATTAGTTTAAAGGAAAACACGCATAAGTTGATCAAAACCCCGCAAAACCATGAATTGTATGATATGTTCTAAAAGAAAAGAAGATTTTGAAGTATGGCATAATAAAGTAGTAGTTGCAGCAACATATGATTCAGAATTTCAAAATCATGAACAAATTCGTAAAATGGATGATAAATCCATAATTTGTCATGATTGTATACTATCAATAAAAGAAGAAGTGGAAAAAAATAGAAAATAAATAGAATTTCATATCAATACCCTTAAGTTGATTATCTGAAAAGTATACTTATGGTGAAATCACTAGGGGATTATAATAAAGAAAAATCATCATCATCGGATTTAAAAAATATCGTATGGAGTAAGAAAGATTTACAGAATTTGGATAAACCTAAAACTAAAAATAAAAAAAAGATTTCACCTACAAATAATCTACCTACAAAAAACAAAAAAACAAAAGAATCAATTGAAAAAGTTTTCAAAATAGAATCAAATACAAATGAAGAAAAAGCTAAAAGTACGATAGATGGCAAAAAATTTAGAGAATCATCAGCTACTAATTGTAAAATAGAGCGAGGATACAAAAGACCTGCAAGATAAACTGTAAAAATAATTTATGATTTAACCAAAGGCTTAAGTTCATTATTTGTGTAAAGAAATCATGGAAGAGGAGAATTTCTATACTTGTAAGAATTGTGGTACAGAGTTCCCTTCAAAAGAAATAAGACTGTATTGTAAAGTTTGTAAATCAAATTTAGATAAAACAGGAAATTTGCCTAAGCTATAATTCATCAAAGATTATTATCTAAACAAAGTTATTTCACAATATGTCGTCATTCATGAAAATATCCATAGCCATAGTTACAGTTGCTTTTATCATTGTGTTTGTAACGCTTTAATCATAGATTTTTGATATCTACAATATGGGTTTTTTATCAAATTTGAAAAAAGATCTTCAATCAACTAAAAGAGAAAAAGCTGCGAAAATGAACGGTAAACAATTAAAGGGATTATTAAAAAAATTCAAAGAAGAACGAGACAGAGTTGAAAAAGAGACCGGAATTAGACCTCAAATTGATCAAAGCACACAAATGTTTATGCAAAAAATTCTAAATGTGTGGATTGATGAGGGTCGCAATATAGATGAGGAGAAATTTTGGCATGAAGTTGATCATTATAGACAATTTACCCACTCTGTAGAATTTTATGAATTATCCAAATAGATCACAATTTAAAAAATAACATTTTCATAATTTTGCATAAAAAAATAGACTGAAAGGAAAACTTTCATGACGAACTCACATATAATCACAAATTATGCTTTAACAATTACAAAAATTGGATAAAAATCTCATCATCTCAAAGCTAGCAGATGCTATGGAACAATCAATAGGAGATAATGGAAGAAATCAATACCTCATAAAGAGACTAAATCAAAACAGAGAGATCATTAATTCTGATAGATTGTATTTAGAGAGAATTCTAGGGCTAGAGATTAGGGATATAGAATCTAAAAAAGATAAAACTGTTCAACATACTACAAGAAAAGATAAATCCGTTTTTTTAAATCCAAAAATGATAAAATGTTCTGAATGTAAAATTGAAATCAAGCTTGATGAGAAATCATCTAGGTACAAGAATAATTGGTATCATGAAATTTGTGTTAAGCCACTTTTAGAAAAAAACAAGATAATTCCTCCTAAAATTCAAGAAATTGACAAAAAGAAACCAGATCCAATTCAAATTGGATTGACTGTGGCAATTGTTGGGTTTCTAGTAACTAGTGTGTATTTCATTTTAGGTCCATTAAGCATGATTGCGATGGGCATGGGTGGAGTTATCACATTGTATCAAGTCTTAGGATCAACTGGAAAATTATATTCAAAAAATGAAACAGGTAGACGTGCACCTTCAATATTTTTAATATTTCTTTTAGGATCACCGTTCATCATAGGTACTATGATTGCGTATGAGGGATATACACTACTTGAATCACCTGTAAGAATAATTTTGTTATGGGCATTAACCATATCCTTTTGGTCAGTTATGTTGTTTGTTCCAATGGCAGTTGTTAGTAAGTATAGAGAAGATGCACAAGCAGATGTTAAAACATTTCCAAAAATTTCAGTTGTTATCCCTGCATACAATGAAGAAAAAGTTATTGCAAATACAATTGAAGGTCTGTTAGAAACAAAATATCCTAACAAGGAAATAATATTTGTAGATGATGGCAGTAAAGATGCGACATTGTCTATTGCATCAAGGTATAAGGATCAAATCCGTGTTCTTCATAAAGAAAATGGAGGAAAAGCTACTGCATTAAACTATGGTATGGTGTATGCTAAAGGGGAGATAATAGTAATTGTAGATGCAGACACTATCATTGGACGAAATGCCTTAAAAGAAATTGTGAAAGGTTTTGAAATAAATGAACATGTTGCAGCTGTTGCAGGAAATATCAAAGTAAGAAATAGAATGAATTGGATTACAAAATGTCAAGCATTGGAGTACATTACCGGAATCCAAATTATACGAAGAGCATTCGATGTATTTGGTTCAATCACTATAGTTCCTGGTGCATTAGGTGCATTTAGAAAATCATTTTTGACTGAAGCCGGCGCATATGGTAAAGATACTATCGTGGAAGATTTTGATCAAACAATAAAACTTCTCAAAGCAGGATTAATCACTCAGGGAAGTAGCAAGGCTACAGCATATACTGAAGCGCCAAACACCCTGAAAGATTTTGTTGCTCAAAGAAAGCGATGGTACAGAGGCAACATTCAAGTTTTAAAGCGTCATTCGGATGCACTCACAAATCCCAGATTCGGTTATTTGCAGCGATTGTCATTACCATATCTTTTCTTAGGCATGGTTGTGACTCCAATAATTGGATTTATTGCCACAGCTAATGCCATTTTAGGAATTATCATGGGAGATGGATTGTATATTCTTCAAATTTCATTAATTTTCATAGTAGTACATTATTTGATGACTGCATTAGCACTAAGAATAGATGATGAAGATCCAAAATTGCTTTGGCATACAATCTTTTTGGTTTTTGGATTTAAACAGATTGTAGATTTCTTACTACTAAAAGCAATTATAGAACAATTGAGAAACAAGAAAGCTACTTGGACAAGTGCAAAAAGAATAGGTGTATAAATTGAATGTTATTTTTTTAGTATCCCTAATCGCATTGTTTCTAAGTTTTTCAATATCTGTACAGAATTCATATGCAGAGGAAAATGAAACAATTGAAGTAGAAGTCAAATATACCAATGGAGACATTGCAGATTTCAATTCAATGAAAATTTTAGTTTATCAAGATTTTGAAAAAGAAGTATTTTTAGAAAAGAAATTAACAAGTAACCCTGATTTTATTTCTGTTCCAGAAAATCATAGATATAAAATTGAAGTGTATGCAGACGGAGTTTATGGAGATGTGGAATATATCCAATTAGAAGACAAATCTGAAAAAATTAACATAGATATTCCGTTATCTGGAGGTTTACAGTTTAATGTTTTTTATAAAAATGGAGAAACTCCAATTGAAGGTGCAACTGTAATTCTAAAATCACATGATAATTCAGAATTAAGACGAGGGTTGACAAATGATGAAGGAAATACAATGCGTTATTGGATTCAATCTACACATTTACAAAATGATCATTATATTGCTGATGTATATTTAGAAGACTTGTTTCTAACATCTTATTTTCCAATTAAGCTACTTCCAGGGATAGCTACTGATCAAAAAATTGTTACAGATATTCCAGAGATAATTGAAGAACTAGTTACAATTAACTTGTTTTCAGGCACAAAAAAGATTACCAGTAATGATGGAGATTATAAGATAATTTTAACAAATTTGAATGGAAATCATGTTGTTTCATCAGATGTGAATTTTAGAGGGGATGCACAATTTGGAAATTTGAAATCTGGAACATATGTTGTAAAAATAAAGTCTCAGAGTAATTTTGAGAATCTACTTTGGCCAAAAACAATAATTCATGTTACAGGAGACATAGATAATTTTAACATTTTCAAAAATCAAAATAACTTTAATTTAAAAGAAAATCCATTATTATCCTGTAATTGTATATCATTTCGATTAGATGACATACAGGATCATTGGTTGGCAGATACACAGATAAGAATTATTAAATTATTTGCAGAAAAAAACATCCCATTGACAGTTGGAATTGTTGGTGAATTAATAGGAACAGATGAGAAATTAGTTTCAACAATTAAAGATCATGTTGAAAAAAATAATATTGAAATTGCAAATCATAGTTGGGATAATGATGCACTAGTTAATTTAAATGAGAATGTGCAAAAAGAGAAAATTCTAAATACAAATCAAAAGATCATAGAAATTTTTGAAACTACACCAACAATATTTGTACCGCCTCAAAATTTATACGATTCTGCTACAATTGACATTTTAAAGGAAAATAATTTCTCATATTTAATTTCTCATGTAGATGATAATGATTCAATATTCATAGATGATGATTTATTTTATAATGTTCCTGCAACTACTGAAACTGGAATACTGATTGATTCAACTCAATGGAAACTACATGACAAAGAATATGTCAAAAGTAAAATAATTGAAAATTTGGACACCAAGGGATATTCAATAGTAATGATTCACCCACAAGAATTTTCATTAAATGATCAAGGGGAATACGACATACCGAATGAAGAATCTCTCGAAATGCTAAGTCAACTATTAGATGAAGTTGTATTACTGGACTCTAATATTGTCAATATTAGTAAAATTGAGCCTACAGAAGCGATTATTGAACAAGATGTTATTGAAGAAGAGGTAATTGATACATGCAATTGTGTGGCATTTAGGTTGGATGGAGTGCAAGATTATTGGCTAAATGATGTTCAAATGGAAATAATGAGTGCATTTGCAGAAAAAAATACACCATTAACTATAGGAATAATAGCAAATGCTTTTGGAAATGATCCAAAAATTACTGAATTTGTGAATAGCCAATTAGAAAATAGAAATTCGGAATTAGAGATTGCAACTAAAGGAATAGGGTTAACGCCATTTACAAATTATAATAAAGAAGAACAAAATCAAAATCTAAAAGATTCTATTGATATGATCAATCTTAACATAGGAGTTAAACCCAAAATATTCATTCCGCCAGATAACAAATTTAATTCTGATACATTAGAAATCCTACAAGAAAACAACATCACACACATTAGTGTAAGTTTAGTTAATGGGGATTCACCACCATTTCAGTTTACAGGTGAAGAAATATACAGATATCCTCAAACAACTGCTACTGGAAAATATGTTTCATCAAAAAATATTTTTGAAGGAGTAGAAAACCAACAAATAGTTTCTGAAACAACTCAGAGCATTAAGAATTATGGGTTTTCAGTAATTTCTATTCAGCCTCAAGAATTTTCAAATGTAGAAAATTCCACATATGTTAATTCATTTAATGAAAAACAAATTGATGAATTAAAAAAATTAATTGATGAATTAAACTCTATGGAATATAGAATTGTTCCAATTGGAAAAATAAACTCCAATCTAGTTGTGTCAGTTCCCGAATGGATTAAAAACAATGCAGGGTGGTGGGCAGATGGGTCTATCGATGATAAAACATTTGTTCAAGGAATAGAGTATTTGGTAAAAGAAGAAATCATCAATGTAACTGAACAATCAGAAATATCTAATTCAGAACAAAATGTTCCCGAATGGATTAAAAACAATGCAGGGTGGTGGGCAGATGGGTCTATCGATGATAAAACATTTGTTCAAGGAATAGAGTATTTGGTAAAAGTTGGAATTATTTCGTATTAACTACTTTGTAATTCATGCTTGATTTCCAACGAGCATCTTCTAATTTGAATTTGTTTTCACATTTCAAACAAATGTAACTAGTAGATATTTCAGGGAAAAATTCATTACAATCATTACAAGTGTAATGATTTTGCATGACTCTATAATCAACACCTAATGCTTTAATCTCTTTTTTACAGTTAGGGCATGCATCATTTTGATATGTGTTTTCTTCAGAGATATTTCCACAGTCATAGTGTTCAATTAGTTTGCCCAATTTGAAATTTGATCCTTTACAATTTGGGCAATAAAATACTTGAGAAGTACGAATAGAATCACATTGATTGCATGCAATTTCTTTTTTGTTATCTAATTGAACTATTTTCCCTTCATTTTCTAATTTTTTTAAATATGTTTCAATGAAATCATTTGAGAATCCTAAAATTTGTATGATTTTATTTAGACTAATTTGATGTGTTGTTTTTAAAATAAAATTAATATGTTCAACAATTTTTTCTTCATCAATATCATCATCTTTTGGTAATTCTGGTTGTTTTGATTTTTTTTCAAGATAAGATTCTTCTTCTTCTAAAATGGTGATAATTTTTTCAACTTCATTAAAGTGAATTGGTTTTTGTAAATAGTGATATGCACCTAAACCAATTACTTCTTTGATACTATCTTCTTCTTTACCATTTGCAGTTTCAATTATGATTTTTGTAAATGGTTTAATCGGTAAAATTTGCGACATGATAGAATTTGCAGTGCTATCAGGAAGATTGTAGTCAAGGAAGATCAAAGGCGTGATGTCTTTTTGAACCATTTCTTTGAATAGAGAAATACCTGCATGGCCAGATTCAGCAGTTTTGATGTCTTCATAGCCTAACTTTCTCATAAATTCAGCCAATAGCATTCCTACAGCAGGGCTATCCTCAATTATCAATACTGAACCTTTGGAACCCAATATTCATTCACCAGTTTAAACTAAAATAAAAATTGTTTATAAAATGAAACATGTATTCTTTAGACATACAAGATGAATTTTTTCAGTATTTGTGGAATATTTCTATTATTCGCAGTTGGTCTTGGAATAAATTCAACATATGCGCAAATTGATCCTAATTCAGACATTGAATTTTTTCAAACTGGAGAAATACAAACAGTAGAAAATCAATTTCTAATCAGTAATGAATTTGAAATTAGAGAATTTTTTAATGGAAATATCTTACGTGTTTCAGGTCAAACCATAGAAGGATTTCCATACATCATATATTCAAAAGTTAATGATGATAAATTAGACGTATTTGGGAAAATTTTCATAAGTGGGAAATTTGTCAAATTGGTTTTTAACGAAATTAATAATAATCAAGAATCAGTACCAGAACAAAAACAAGACAATCTATCAATAATAGTGAAATATTCTCAAAGAGTTTATTCTAATCAAGATATTTTAATTCAGATTAAAACATTTGATTCAGAAATAAATACTAAAAATGATTTTACACAAAACTATGGTTTAATCCCAAATACAAACATACAAGTTGACATTATTGATGATGAAGGAATAACAATTTTTTCAGAGAAGGGCAAATCAAATGAAAATGGTTCATATGAAACACAGTTTAGAGTACCCGTAGATAAAATTAGTACCTACACTATGAAAATTGAATCAAGTAATGATAGTTCAAAATCATCAAAGATTTTACAGATTATTCATGCAGGGGCAGACCCCACAGATAAATAAAATTAACAAAGACTAAATGTACCAAAAGAATTTTTGTGTTCAATGATACATGGACCTTCACTTGCCATAGGAGCTATCATTTCAGCTATAGTAATTATAATTGCATTTATTGGGTTTGATGGAATGTCAAATCCTACAGAACTAAAAATTGAACCCACACCAACTGTCCAGCAAGTTGGTCCTGCAAAAATTACCATGAATACATTCTTGGCAAACGGTTCCCCAATTCTAGGAAATCCAACTGCCCCAGTTACATTAATTGAATTTGGTGACTATCAATGTCATTTTTGTAATGTTTTCTTTCATTCTACTGAAGATGACATCTTGAAGAATTATGTAGAAACTGGCAAAGTCAAGATGATCTTCAAAGATTACAACATTATTGGTCCAGATTCAGTTAATGCATCTCATGGAGCCCACTGTGCTAGTGATCAAGGACTATTTTGGGAATACCATGACATTTTGTATTCAAACTGGACTGGAGAAAATAATGGATGGGCATCATCAGAAAATCTAGGCAAATTTGCACAAGAAATTGGATTAGACATGGATATTTGGTCAGAATGCATGTTGAAAGGAAAACATTCTCAAACAATACTTGGAAGCAATGAGGATGCAAAAAGTTTGGAATTAACTGGAACCCCAGCATTTTTTGTCATAGGTCCTGATGGAAAAACAACCCGTCTCTTTGGAGCACAACCATATGAGACATTTGAAAAAGTTTTTGAAAATGAATTGCAAAAATAGGGATTTGCGATCAGATTATGAATAGATTGTCAAAAAAAGTACTAAAATTTCCTTCCTAGTTACTTAGAATTTACCCAATATCCTTATTAATGAAATTTCGTGAGCTAGCTTATGACAGCTGGAATAGACGACATTGCAATATACATTCCCAAATTGTATCTCGATGCAGCTGATTTTGCAGATAATAGAGGATTAGACCCAGTAAAATTACAAAAAGGTTTAGGAGTTTCACAGATGGCAATAGTTGATGCCAATCAAGACCCAGCATGTCTTGCAGCTAATGCATGTTTACGAATCATGCAAAAAAATAAACTTTCACCTGATGATATAGGCAGATTATACGTTTCAACTGAATCTGCATTTGATGAATCAAAAGCAATGAACTCGTATGTCATTGGAATGTTAGAACAAGTTTACGGTCAAGGTGCATTTGAGCACTGTGGAGGTGTTGAAACAAAATTTGCATGTGTGAGTGGCTCATATGCTCTTTATGACAATGCAAATTGGATTAGAGCAGATGAAGCAGATGGCAAGGCAGCACTTGTAGTAGTTTCAGATATTGCAAAGTACGATATGGGTTCTAGTGGTGAAATGACACAAGGTGCAGGAGCAGTTGTAATGCTTCTAAATGATAATCCAAGATTACTAGCATTTGATCCTAAAGTAACTTCAACATCAATTAAAGATGAATATGATTTCTATAGACCGTTTGGAAAAGAAACTCCAATTGTTCATGGTCAATATTCCAATTTACTTTACATGATTCAGGTAAGAAAAGCACTTGAAGCATACAAGAAAAAAGTTGTCTCATCAGGACTAATCAAAATGGAAGAAGGGGAAACAATTTTGGATCATATGGATTACATCAATATGCACTTACCATACAGCAACATGGGAAAGAAAGCCTTAGCATATCTAGTCAGACATGAATGGAGACAACTCCCAAGATGGAAGAAAATTTTGCAAGAGATTGGAATTGAAGAACCAATTCCAAAAGACCCACGAGGTACAATTGAGTCAGTGTTAGGAGATGAAGAGTTTATGGCAAAAGATCATGAATTCACAAAATTGTTCACCAAAACACAAGCATATCAAGAAGTATACGAATCAAAACTATCAAGCTCACTTATTGCATCAAGTATGATTGGTAATTTGTATACGGCATCACTTTACTTGGGATTCAGAAGTAGTTTAGAATTTGAATATCAAAAAGGAATTGATTTGGAAGGAAAGAGAGTAGGGTTTGGTTCCTATGGTAGTGGAAGTAGTGCAATGGTGTTTAGTGGAGTAGTACAATCAACCTACAAAGAAATGGTAAAAAATATGAATTTGGAAGCAGAAATTGGAGATAGACGAAGACTGACTTGGGATGAATATGAGGAATTACACGAAAATAAACTAACTCCTGAAGAATCAATGATGCAATCAAAGAAAGAATTTGTCTTGGTACATGTAGATACTGAAAAGGAATCTAGAGGAGAAAGACGCTACATCTTTAACGAATAATACGAATTAATTAAAATTATAATAAAGAATTTTTTGGAAATTTACTTTTAAATTCATTCACTTTTTCTAGAATTTTTTCCTGGGTATTTTTGGTAAGGCGAAATTGTTTATGTCGAATTTTTATCACATGATTCTCTTTTAATGCGTTAAAAAAATCGCTTGCTGGAACTATTCCAAAATGTGAAAATTCGAATTGATCTATATCTTTTTCAATAGCAAATTCAAAAAACAAGATAAATAATTCATCATAAGGGTAGATATGCGCATAAACATTGCTAAATGATGATTTTTCAATTGCGTTAAAAACTTCAGTTTTT is a window encoding:
- a CDS encoding type II glyceraldehyde-3-phosphate dehydrogenase; this encodes MKNIFVNGYGSIGSRIVSFLKDDPEISVVGIGKYSPDEKVQEAISKGLDVYVPESKMESFSNYKISGSIESALDKSDLVIDAAPGGHGYKNKKNLYEPKNIPAIYQGGESTIGSEAVSDLLFNSRANYDQALGKYHVMQGSCNVTGMGRILEPLRDKFGDQLVRFDVTLVRRWADIEQTEKKLSDTIEMTEKPHHGDDVKLYFGKDAPLYVRAIKVPTRQMHLHIMDIRFKNNAPKPSEIHDVFTNEFGVATLWTAKGTKDVRDYAQNMGFNFIDTNMIHIHANMTTSIGDTVQMMYSDDQTGIVIPENHMLMQAMLFDKSYQDAFAHTESIFHMKEKKKKLQEHFAKNN
- a CDS encoding glycosyltransferase family 2 protein, whose protein sequence is MDKNLIISKLADAMEQSIGDNGRNQYLIKRLNQNREIINSDRLYLERILGLEIRDIESKKDKTVQHTTRKDKSVFLNPKMIKCSECKIEIKLDEKSSRYKNNWYHEICVKPLLEKNKIIPPKIQEIDKKKPDPIQIGLTVAIVGFLVTSVYFILGPLSMIAMGMGGVITLYQVLGSTGKLYSKNETGRRAPSIFLIFLLGSPFIIGTMIAYEGYTLLESPVRIILLWALTISFWSVMLFVPMAVVSKYREDAQADVKTFPKISVVIPAYNEEKVIANTIEGLLETKYPNKEIIFVDDGSKDATLSIASRYKDQIRVLHKENGGKATALNYGMVYAKGEIIVIVDADTIIGRNALKEIVKGFEINEHVAAVAGNIKVRNRMNWITKCQALEYITGIQIIRRAFDVFGSITIVPGALGAFRKSFLTEAGAYGKDTIVEDFDQTIKLLKAGLITQGSSKATAYTEAPNTLKDFVAQRKRWYRGNIQVLKRHSDALTNPRFGYLQRLSLPYLFLGMVVTPIIGFIATANAILGIIMGDGLYILQISLIFIVVHYLMTALALRIDDEDPKLLWHTIFLVFGFKQIVDFLLLKAIIEQLRNKKATWTSAKRIGV
- a CDS encoding polysaccharide deacetylase family protein, translating into MNVIFLVSLIALFLSFSISVQNSYAEENETIEVEVKYTNGDIADFNSMKILVYQDFEKEVFLEKKLTSNPDFISVPENHRYKIEVYADGVYGDVEYIQLEDKSEKINIDIPLSGGLQFNVFYKNGETPIEGATVILKSHDNSELRRGLTNDEGNTMRYWIQSTHLQNDHYIADVYLEDLFLTSYFPIKLLPGIATDQKIVTDIPEIIEELVTINLFSGTKKITSNDGDYKIILTNLNGNHVVSSDVNFRGDAQFGNLKSGTYVVKIKSQSNFENLLWPKTIIHVTGDIDNFNIFKNQNNFNLKENPLLSCNCISFRLDDIQDHWLADTQIRIIKLFAEKNIPLTVGIVGELIGTDEKLVSTIKDHVEKNNIEIANHSWDNDALVNLNENVQKEKILNTNQKIIEIFETTPTIFVPPQNLYDSATIDILKENNFSYLISHVDDNDSIFIDDDLFYNVPATTETGILIDSTQWKLHDKEYVKSKIIENLDTKGYSIVMIHPQEFSLNDQGEYDIPNEESLEMLSQLLDEVVLLDSNIVNISKIEPTEAIIEQDVIEEEVIDTCNCVAFRLDGVQDYWLNDVQMEIMSAFAEKNTPLTIGIIANAFGNDPKITEFVNSQLENRNSELEIATKGIGLTPFTNYNKEEQNQNLKDSIDMINLNIGVKPKIFIPPDNKFNSDTLEILQENNITHISVSLVNGDSPPFQFTGEEIYRYPQTTATGKYVSSKNIFEGVENQQIVSETTQSIKNYGFSVISIQPQEFSNVENSTYVNSFNEKQIDELKKLIDELNSMEYRIVPIGKINSNLVVSVPEWIKNNAGWWADGSIDDKTFVQGIEYLVKEEIINVTEQSEISNSEQNVPEWIKNNAGWWADGSIDDKTFVQGIEYLVKVGIISY
- a CDS encoding response regulator, whose translation is MGSKGSVLIIEDSPAVGMLLAEFMRKLGYEDIKTAESGHAGISLFKEMVQKDITPLIFLDYNLPDSTANSIMSQILPIKPFTKIIIETANGKEEDSIKEVIGLGAYHYLQKPIHFNEVEKIITILEEEESYLEKKSKQPELPKDDDIDEEKIVEHINFILKTTHQISLNKIIQILGFSNDFIETYLKKLENEGKIVQLDNKKEIACNQCDSIRTSQVFYCPNCKGSNFKLGKLIEHYDCGNISEENTYQNDACPNCKKEIKALGVDYRVMQNHYTCNDCNEFFPEISTSYICLKCENKFKLEDARWKSSMNYKVVNTK
- a CDS encoding DsbA family protein, whose amino-acid sequence is MIHGPSLAIGAIISAIVIIIAFIGFDGMSNPTELKIEPTPTVQQVGPAKITMNTFLANGSPILGNPTAPVTLIEFGDYQCHFCNVFFHSTEDDILKNYVETGKVKMIFKDYNIIGPDSVNASHGAHCASDQGLFWEYHDILYSNWTGENNGWASSENLGKFAQEIGLDMDIWSECMLKGKHSQTILGSNEDAKSLELTGTPAFFVIGPDGKTTRLFGAQPYETFEKVFENELQK
- a CDS encoding hydroxymethylglutaryl-CoA synthase family protein — encoded protein: MTAGIDDIAIYIPKLYLDAADFADNRGLDPVKLQKGLGVSQMAIVDANQDPACLAANACLRIMQKNKLSPDDIGRLYVSTESAFDESKAMNSYVIGMLEQVYGQGAFEHCGGVETKFACVSGSYALYDNANWIRADEADGKAALVVVSDIAKYDMGSSGEMTQGAGAVVMLLNDNPRLLAFDPKVTSTSIKDEYDFYRPFGKETPIVHGQYSNLLYMIQVRKALEAYKKKVVSSGLIKMEEGETILDHMDYINMHLPYSNMGKKALAYLVRHEWRQLPRWKKILQEIGIEEPIPKDPRGTIESVLGDEEFMAKDHEFTKLFTKTQAYQEVYESKLSSSLIASSMIGNLYTASLYLGFRSSLEFEYQKGIDLEGKRVGFGSYGSGSSAMVFSGVVQSTYKEMVKNMNLEAEIGDRRRLTWDEYEELHENKLTPEESMMQSKKEFVLVHVDTEKESRGERRYIFNE